A single genomic interval of Maledivibacter sp. harbors:
- a CDS encoding ABC transporter permease — MEVLTILWREYVFFKRRFWKITSALIISPLLYIIAFGWGIGENLVVEGSSYMYYIIPGIVALTTMRSSFGAISMRVSVSRLHEKSFEYYLISPISMYMLTLGHILSGALRGMYSALIILLISLVFGIVIKINFLFIFICFLNSLLFAGLGFFAAMMINTHYDMNRFTSFIINPMSFLCGTFFSLRKMPYMIRSFIEFLPLTHSTRTLRAIALNGKVEGFSILIIIVYVIIFYILSVRVCYEEVV; from the coding sequence GTGGAAGTATTAACGATTTTATGGAGAGAATATGTATTTTTCAAAAGACGATTTTGGAAAATTACCAGTGCTTTAATTATATCGCCATTATTATATATTATAGCCTTTGGATGGGGAATAGGTGAAAATTTAGTTGTGGAAGGCAGTAGTTATATGTATTATATTATACCGGGGATAGTAGCACTAACAACGATGCGGTCAAGCTTTGGAGCCATATCCATGCGTGTTAGCGTATCAAGATTACACGAAAAAAGCTTCGAATACTATCTCATTTCACCTATTAGCATGTATATGCTTACATTAGGACATATTTTATCTGGAGCCCTAAGAGGTATGTACTCAGCCCTCATTATACTTTTAATATCCCTTGTTTTTGGTATTGTAATCAAAATAAACTTTCTTTTTATATTTATTTGCTTTCTAAATAGTTTATTATTTGCAGGCTTAGGTTTCTTTGCTGCCATGATGATAAATACCCACTATGATATGAACAGGTTTACAAGCTTTATTATAAATCCCATGTCATTTTTATGTGGAACTTTCTTTTCTTTAAGAAAAATGCCCTATATGATTAGAAGCTTCATTGAATTTTTACCCCTCACACATTCCACAAGAACGCTAAGAGCTATTGCTTTAAATGGAAAAGTGGAAGGGTTTTCGATTTTGATAATTATTGTATACGTTATAATTTTTTATATATTAAGTGTAAGGGTATGCTATGAAGAAGTGGTGTAA
- a CDS encoding DUF362 domain-containing protein, with product MEKVSLVRCEDYKYDLIKKSMNESFKNLGGISRYINPGDRVLLKLNLLMKKRPEEAITTHPMFVKALAEILIKHGAEVIIGDSPGGPFNENILRGIYKVCGMEAVANEVGAKLNFNTNSMDIKNEDGLILKKIRAIEVLNQVDKVISVSKLKTHGMMMFTGAVKNMFGIVAGLEKAEYHVRMPEVYDFSNALVDICLAAKPVLSFMDGIIGMEGAGPSGGDPRKIGAVIASSSPYHLDVVATSIIGLKPTKVPTIERCVERKLCKGNLEDIGLVGEGIEKFIIKDFVVPEIRSLDLLEGKLPKFLRDIISGLMQPKPVFIHEKCVGCRDCANNCPPKVIKMIDNKPVVALDGCIRCFCCQELCPVKAIDIHRPLLMKLLAKL from the coding sequence ATGGAAAAGGTTTCATTAGTAAGATGTGAGGATTATAAATATGATTTAATAAAAAAGTCAATGAATGAAAGCTTCAAAAACTTGGGTGGGATTAGTCGGTATATTAATCCTGGAGATAGGGTTTTGCTTAAACTTAATTTACTGATGAAAAAAAGACCGGAAGAAGCAATAACTACACATCCTATGTTTGTTAAGGCATTGGCTGAAATATTAATAAAGCACGGAGCAGAGGTTATCATTGGAGATAGCCCCGGAGGACCCTTTAACGAAAATATCTTAAGAGGAATCTATAAAGTTTGTGGTATGGAGGCTGTAGCCAATGAAGTAGGAGCTAAATTAAATTTCAACACTAATTCAATGGATATTAAAAATGAAGATGGTCTAATTTTAAAGAAAATAAGAGCTATTGAGGTTCTAAATCAAGTAGATAAGGTTATATCGGTATCAAAATTAAAAACCCATGGAATGATGATGTTTACAGGTGCTGTAAAGAACATGTTTGGCATAGTTGCAGGACTTGAAAAAGCAGAGTACCATGTAAGGATGCCAGAGGTTTATGACTTTTCAAATGCTTTAGTAGATATATGCCTAGCTGCAAAGCCAGTTCTATCCTTTATGGATGGTATAATTGGTATGGAAGGTGCTGGTCCCAGTGGGGGTGACCCCAGAAAAATAGGGGCAGTCATAGCTTCTTCCAGTCCCTATCACTTGGATGTGGTAGCTACTTCTATCATAGGTCTAAAGCCTACTAAGGTTCCTACTATAGAAAGATGTGTAGAAAGAAAATTATGTAAGGGCAATCTAGAGGATATAGGATTAGTAGGCGAAGGTATAGAAAAGTTTATAATTAAAGATTTTGTAGTTCCAGAAATAAGAAGCTTAGATTTATTAGAAGGAAAACTTCCAAAATTTTTAAGAGATATTATAAGTGGACTAATGCAGCCTAAACCAGTATTTATTCATGAAAAATGTGTGGGGTGCAGGGATTGTGCAAATAATTGTCCTCCAAAGGTGATTAAAATGATCGACAATAAACCCGTGGTGGCGTTAGATGGATGTATAAGGTGTTTTTGTTGTCAAGAGCTGTGTCCAGTAAAGGCTATTGATATTCACCGTCCATTACTTATGAAGCTGTTGGCAAAGTTGTAA
- a CDS encoding DUF362 domain-containing protein yields the protein MYRRIKTPIVAIMKDENEEDSLTKALNLLPMEEIIKAGDMVVITPNWVKDKPPNTGTVVGPNTLQRLIRYIKGFKPAKIVIATGSGGDPTPTVMKSVGYDSIINKEKVEFIDLNFGPYSSLVLNHQYIHETQINSLIDNMDVLISFTQLKHHEEAAMSAGIKNIALGWPPAEIHGFPKKKLGIHEDLHGFIVSMAKKIPIDITIVSADKAMIGTGPSSGISVDSQGLILAGTDPVAVDTIAARFLGFLPQAVYYLYMAYKAGIGEARPENMELRGISLEEAEKHFSLSAYNKEIAIDEVSIKDIHGSQ from the coding sequence ATGTACAGAAGGATAAAAACACCAATTGTGGCTATAATGAAGGATGAAAATGAAGAAGATTCATTAACCAAGGCTTTAAACCTACTTCCCATGGAAGAAATTATAAAGGCTGGAGATATGGTGGTAATAACGCCTAATTGGGTAAAGGATAAGCCTCCAAATACGGGGACAGTGGTAGGACCAAATACTTTACAAAGACTTATCAGGTATATTAAGGGCTTTAAACCGGCAAAAATTGTTATTGCTACTGGTTCTGGAGGTGATCCAACACCTACAGTTATGAAATCAGTAGGGTATGACAGCATAATTAATAAAGAAAAGGTTGAATTTATCGATTTAAACTTTGGGCCCTATTCAAGCTTGGTATTAAATCACCAATATATACATGAAACTCAAATAAATAGCTTGATCGACAATATGGATGTACTCATTTCTTTTACCCAGCTAAAACATCATGAAGAGGCTGCTATGAGTGCAGGAATTAAAAACATAGCACTTGGATGGCCACCCGCAGAAATACATGGGTTTCCTAAGAAAAAACTGGGAATACACGAGGATTTACATGGTTTTATAGTATCAATGGCAAAAAAAATACCTATAGATATAACTATTGTCAGTGCTGATAAAGCTATGATAGGTACAGGTCCTTCTTCAGGCATATCCGTAGATAGTCAAGGATTAATCCTTGCTGGTACAGACCCCGTTGCTGTAGATACCATCGCGGCTAGATTTCTTGGTTTCTTACCACAAGCCGTTTATTATTTATACATGGCATATAAGGCTGGTATTGGAGAAGCTAGACCAGAGAATATGGAGCTTAGAGGAATAAGTTTAGAAGAGGCAGAAAAACATTTTAGCTTGTCAGCTTATAATAAAGAAATAGCTATAGATGAAGTATCAATAAAGGATATTCATGGTAGTCAATAA
- a CDS encoding ABC transporter ATP-binding protein: protein MIEIKAVSKSYGDVKAVDNVSLTIPNGTFMGLLGPNGAGKTTLIRMLLGLIDNDEGRIMIAGKDVSRDNNSLKKEIGVVPQHINLDKELSVKENLMFSGMLYKMQRALIKERVDELLEIMGLVKAKDRVCKHLSGGMKRKLMIAKALIHDPKIIFLDEPSVGIDLKARREIWDILKRMNSEGKTMLMTTHYIEEAEYLCGKVSLMNNGKIFYCDTPGNLIETIGRYTVEYFKNSLETKFRYFKTLELAKYFANEINDKYTIRDTTLEDVFYSFANRMVE from the coding sequence ATGATAGAAATAAAGGCTGTTAGCAAGAGCTATGGAGACGTAAAAGCCGTAGATAACGTATCCCTTACTATCCCTAATGGAACTTTTATGGGGCTGCTTGGGCCTAATGGAGCAGGTAAAACGACCTTAATAAGAATGCTTCTTGGATTGATAGACAACGATGAAGGAAGAATAATGATTGCTGGAAAAGATGTTAGTAGGGATAATAATAGCTTGAAAAAAGAAATCGGTGTAGTCCCTCAGCATATTAATTTAGATAAGGAATTATCCGTAAAAGAAAATCTAATGTTCTCGGGAATGTTATATAAAATGCAGAGAGCATTAATAAAAGAAAGAGTAGATGAGCTACTGGAAATCATGGGACTAGTAAAAGCTAAGGATAGGGTTTGTAAGCATTTATCTGGAGGAATGAAAAGAAAGCTTATGATAGCCAAGGCGTTGATACATGATCCCAAAATTATTTTCTTAGATGAGCCCTCAGTGGGGATAGACCTAAAGGCTAGAAGAGAGATTTGGGATATATTAAAAAGAATGAATAGTGAAGGTAAAACCATGCTAATGACAACCCATTATATTGAAGAAGCAGAATATTTATGCGGTAAAGTCTCTTTAATGAATAACGGGAAGATATTTTATTGTGATACACCTGGTAATTTGATAGAAACAATAGGAAGATATACTGTAGAATATTTTAAAAACTCCTTGGAAACAAAATTTAGGTATTTTAAAACCTTAGAGCTTGCTAAATACTTTGCTAATGAAATCAATGATAAATATACCATAAGAGATACTACCCTAGAAGATGTCTTTTATAGCTTTGCAAATAGGATGGTGGAATAA
- a CDS encoding ABC transporter substrate-binding protein, whose protein sequence is MKKIKLRTLIMISLSVLIILFGARPFLEKKLDKLDIFDNGEYLVNFIDNSDVRIKMNSYAKRIISLYPAHTENLFSLNLDKEIIGVSKADNFPLGVLKKKTYDYEGDPEKILGANPDLVLITPFIEKENPGFVKTLRRAGINVVSLYPMDFKDFSHYIETLGILTGKKNTAKILVQNFNGQIQEIEAMTKDIDNRVKVFLETSEIEYDTILPNSFAAKAMELAGGTNIAGDASKVDDRVPIASFGKEKLLDNADNIDIYLSQRGGTFSGGNTHSILIRPGFDKIKAVKNMDIHNIHERLVFHPTLRYIKGVKELCRIFYPEIFDDINPYASENYMPRGLLAEVLIKYAHKSIFVPTSKYYKGEYEVHVYGFFEDVPLDHERFDFIETAVLAGYIDSFKVDDLEMFYPEKHVTRDELAKAVYLLGDISKKKFHKPIKDLDKIENKKIVQALVDNSIFELKDGYFYPKEYVSINEVIRVLYKLQ, encoded by the coding sequence ATGAAAAAAATTAAACTAAGAACTCTAATTATGATTTCCTTATCGGTTCTAATAATACTTTTTGGGGCTCGTCCTTTTTTAGAGAAAAAGCTTGATAAATTAGATATTTTTGATAATGGAGAGTATTTAGTTAATTTTATTGATAACTCAGATGTTAGAATTAAAATGAATAGCTATGCTAAAAGAATTATTTCTCTTTATCCAGCACACACAGAGAATTTGTTTTCTTTAAATTTAGATAAGGAGATTATAGGGGTGAGTAAAGCTGATAACTTTCCCTTAGGAGTTCTCAAAAAGAAAACCTATGATTACGAAGGTGATCCTGAAAAAATTTTGGGGGCAAATCCAGATTTAGTTTTAATTACTCCATTTATTGAAAAAGAAAATCCCGGGTTTGTTAAAACCCTAAGGAGAGCAGGAATTAATGTTGTTTCTTTATACCCAATGGATTTCAAAGATTTTTCCCATTATATAGAGACGTTAGGCATACTTACGGGAAAGAAAAATACAGCAAAGATATTAGTACAGAACTTCAATGGACAAATACAAGAAATCGAAGCAATGACTAAGGATATAGACAATAGAGTCAAGGTGTTTTTAGAGACATCTGAAATAGAATATGACACAATACTTCCTAACTCCTTTGCCGCAAAGGCTATGGAACTAGCTGGAGGAACTAATATAGCAGGAGATGCATCAAAGGTAGATGATAGGGTTCCAATTGCTTCTTTTGGCAAAGAGAAGCTTCTAGATAATGCAGATAATATAGATATCTATCTATCCCAAAGAGGGGGAACCTTCTCTGGGGGAAATACTCACTCCATATTAATAAGACCTGGCTTTGATAAAATAAAGGCTGTTAAAAACATGGATATTCATAATATCCACGAGAGACTTGTATTTCATCCTACCTTAAGATACATCAAAGGAGTTAAGGAACTTTGCAGAATCTTTTATCCAGAAATCTTTGATGATATAAATCCTTATGCCTCTGAAAATTACATGCCACGAGGATTGCTGGCAGAAGTCCTAATAAAATATGCCCATAAAAGTATTTTTGTGCCTACATCAAAATATTATAAAGGTGAATATGAGGTACATGTATACGGATTTTTTGAGGACGTGCCATTAGATCACGAGAGATTTGATTTTATTGAAACCGCTGTTTTAGCTGGATACATTGATAGCTTCAAGGTTGATGATTTAGAAATGTTTTATCCTGAAAAACATGTAACTCGGGATGAACTGGCTAAGGCGGTTTACCTTTTAGGGGATATATCCAAGAAAAAATTTCATAAACCCATAAAGGATTTGGATAAAATAGAAAATAAGAAAATAGTACAAGCTTTAGTGGATAATAGCATATTTGAGCTTAAGGATGGATACTTTTATCCTAAGGAATATGTGAGTATAAATGAAGTTATAAGAGTTCTTTATAAATTACAATAA
- the hemL gene encoding glutamate-1-semialdehyde 2,1-aminomutase, which yields MNFLKSEKAFEEAKRYIPGGVNSPVRAFKSVSVNPPFIKKGKGSRIYDIDDNMYIDYVGSWGPLILGHCHEQVMEELRRVLETGTSFGAPTEKETELAKLICEAVPSVEMVRMVNSGTEATMSALRLARGYTKRDLIVKFIGNYHGHSDSLLVKAGSGALTHGVPDSPGVPADIVKNTISAKYNDIEGMKSIFKAHGNNIAGVIIEPVAGNMGVVPATQEFMDFLRNITKEYGSLLIYDEVMTGFRVAFGCAQSLYNIVPDITCFGKIIGGGLPVGAYGGRRDIMSKMSPAGPVYQAGTLSGNPLAVAAGLTNLIILRDNPKIYEDLEVKSKLLEEGFRKNSEEIGIKTVSNRVGSMLCTYFTDEEVKDYDSAVKSDTDKFTKYFEEMLKQGIYLAPSQFEASFVSASHTIEDIEKTIKANYNALKKLV from the coding sequence ATGAATTTTTTAAAATCTGAGAAAGCCTTTGAAGAAGCAAAAAGGTATATTCCAGGGGGGGTAAATAGTCCTGTAAGAGCCTTTAAATCTGTTTCTGTTAACCCTCCATTTATAAAAAAGGGTAAGGGTTCAAGGATATATGATATAGATGATAACATGTATATTGATTATGTTGGTTCATGGGGACCTTTAATTTTAGGTCACTGCCATGAGCAGGTTATGGAGGAGTTAAGAAGGGTATTAGAAACAGGGACAAGCTTTGGGGCTCCCACTGAGAAGGAAACCGAGCTTGCAAAGCTAATATGTGAGGCTGTACCATCCGTGGAAATGGTTAGAATGGTTAACTCAGGGACGGAGGCTACTATGAGTGCCCTAAGACTTGCCAGGGGATATACTAAGCGTGATCTTATTGTAAAATTTATAGGTAACTACCATGGCCATTCCGATAGCTTATTAGTTAAAGCAGGGTCTGGGGCACTAACCCATGGGGTTCCCGATAGTCCAGGAGTACCGGCGGATATTGTAAAGAATACTATATCAGCAAAATACAACGATATAGAGGGAATGAAAAGTATTTTTAAGGCCCATGGAAATAATATAGCTGGGGTGATTATTGAGCCTGTTGCAGGAAATATGGGGGTAGTACCAGCAACTCAAGAGTTTATGGATTTCCTAAGAAATATCACTAAGGAATATGGTTCACTGCTTATTTATGATGAAGTGATGACAGGCTTTAGGGTTGCTTTTGGTTGTGCCCAAAGCCTTTATAATATAGTTCCTGATATTACATGCTTTGGTAAGATAATAGGAGGAGGACTTCCCGTAGGAGCATATGGTGGACGAAGGGACATTATGTCTAAGATGTCCCCGGCTGGACCTGTTTACCAAGCGGGAACTTTATCTGGAAATCCCTTGGCTGTTGCTGCGGGCTTGACTAATTTAATAATATTAAGGGATAATCCTAAAATATATGAGGATTTGGAAGTGAAATCAAAGCTTCTTGAGGAAGGTTTTAGAAAAAATTCAGAGGAAATTGGAATAAAAACGGTATCCAATAGAGTTGGGTCAATGCTATGTACGTATTTTACTGATGAAGAAGTAAAGGACTATGATTCGGCTGTAAAGAGTGATACAGATAAATTCACTAAGTATTTTGAAGAAATGCTAAAGCAAGGAATTTATTTAGCTCCATCACAATTTGAAGCTTCTTTTGTTTCAGCCTCCCATACTATAGAAGACATAGAAAAGACTATCAAAGCTAATTACAATGCTCTAAAGAAGCTAGTATAA
- a CDS encoding undecaprenyl-diphosphate phosphatase — translation MIIKAIILGIIEGLTEFLPVSSTGHLIIANRYLNFTGSFANAFAVVIQVGAIFAVVLYFKDKVFPEFGNKRRMAEYIYLWTKVVVGVIPAVILGLLFDDYIEEHFFNPTTVAAALIFGAILLLLGERGQKKARVISEKHISYKQAFIVGIAQCMALWPGMSRSASTIIGGLFVGFSRKVAAEFSFFLAIPTLIGAAILKLFKMGLDFTSYEWLVLAVGTFVSFVVAYFVIAFFMNYIKKRKLSPFAYYRIILGIIVLLAV, via the coding sequence ATGATAATCAAAGCAATTATTCTAGGAATTATTGAGGGTTTAACTGAGTTTTTACCGGTTTCCTCCACAGGACATTTAATTATTGCGAATAGGTACTTGAATTTTACAGGGAGCTTTGCTAATGCCTTTGCAGTAGTTATTCAAGTTGGAGCTATATTTGCAGTAGTGCTTTATTTTAAGGATAAAGTGTTCCCAGAGTTTGGTAATAAAAGAAGAATGGCAGAGTATATATATCTATGGACAAAGGTAGTAGTTGGTGTTATTCCGGCAGTAATTTTGGGATTGTTATTCGATGATTATATTGAAGAACACTTCTTTAATCCCACTACAGTTGCAGCGGCTTTAATTTTTGGAGCTATTCTGTTGCTTTTAGGAGAAAGGGGTCAAAAAAAAGCAAGGGTGATATCTGAAAAACACATTTCATATAAGCAAGCCTTTATAGTAGGTATAGCTCAATGTATGGCACTTTGGCCAGGAATGTCACGTTCAGCATCTACAATAATCGGAGGACTATTTGTTGGATTTTCAAGAAAGGTTGCAGCAGAATTTTCCTTCTTCCTAGCTATTCCAACACTAATTGGAGCGGCTATTCTAAAGCTATTCAAAATGGGTTTAGACTTTACAAGCTACGAATGGCTTGTATTAGCAGTAGGAACCTTTGTTTCCTTTGTGGTGGCATACTTTGTTATCGCCTTCTTTATGAACTATATAAAAAAGAGAAAGCTGTCACCCTTTGCATACTATAGAATAATTCTTGGGATCATAGTTTTATTAGCAGTATAG
- the hemB gene encoding porphobilinogen synthase, whose product MLVNRPRRLRANPQIRSLVRETQLNVDDLIYPIFLVEGTNIKKEISTLPNNYHFSIDMIKEEIEELIELGIKSVMLFGIPKDKDEFGSEAYNEDGIVQRGIKEIKKITNEMLVITDVCMCQYTDHGHCGIINGTEVDNDLTLEYLAKIALSHVKAGADMIAPSDMMDGRVAAIREILDNNGYSNISIMSYSAKYASAFYGPFRAAADSAPQFGDRKTYQMDPCNSDEAIREVEMDILEGADIVMVKPALSYLDIIRRVKDNFNLPIAAYNVSGEYAIIKAAAKAGLVDEKMIVKEMITSIKRAGADIIITYFAKDLAKWILEEKVK is encoded by the coding sequence ATGCTAGTAAATAGACCAAGAAGACTTAGAGCAAATCCCCAGATTAGAAGTCTTGTAAGGGAGACACAGCTTAATGTCGATGATCTAATATATCCTATTTTTTTAGTTGAAGGTACAAATATTAAAAAAGAGATTTCCACATTACCAAACAATTATCATTTTTCCATAGATATGATCAAGGAGGAAATAGAGGAATTAATTGAGCTGGGAATAAAATCTGTAATGTTATTTGGTATACCAAAGGATAAAGATGAATTTGGTAGTGAAGCATACAATGAAGATGGGATAGTGCAAAGAGGAATTAAAGAAATAAAAAAAATTACTAATGAAATGTTGGTTATAACCGATGTCTGTATGTGCCAGTATACTGATCATGGCCATTGCGGTATTATTAATGGGACAGAAGTTGACAATGATTTGACCTTAGAATATTTAGCCAAGATTGCTTTATCCCATGTAAAAGCTGGAGCCGATATGATCGCTCCTTCCGATATGATGGATGGTAGGGTAGCAGCTATAAGAGAAATACTAGATAATAATGGATACTCAAATATATCAATTATGTCCTATAGTGCAAAATATGCTTCTGCATTCTATGGACCCTTTAGGGCAGCGGCTGATTCAGCTCCACAGTTTGGAGATAGAAAAACCTATCAAATGGATCCATGTAATTCCGACGAAGCTATACGTGAAGTAGAAATGGATATATTGGAAGGTGCCGATATTGTAATGGTTAAGCCAGCCCTTTCCTATTTAGATATAATAAGAAGAGTTAAGGATAATTTTAATCTTCCCATCGCAGCATATAATGTAAGTGGGGAATATGCCATAATTAAAGCGGCTGCCAAGGCTGGTTTGGTAGATGAAAAAATGATTGTAAAAGAAATGATAACTAGCATTAAGAGAGCTGGAGCAGATATAATAATTACTTATTTCGCCAAGGATTTGGCAAAATGGATTTTAGAAGAAAAGGTTAAATAA
- a CDS encoding chemotaxis protein CheX, translating to MKAEYINPFIQASKEILTQMTHMNFQVGKPTLKSSPFDANDIIILIGITGDIKGQAILSLDEAMALNVVSKMMGGMEITMLDDISKSALSELGNMILGNSATLLFNSGIKVDITPPTLMIGNNLSVSSNQMEVISVPLIADESVIELNIFIKE from the coding sequence TTGAAGGCTGAATACATAAATCCATTTATACAAGCTAGTAAAGAAATTTTAACACAAATGACTCATATGAATTTTCAAGTAGGAAAACCAACTCTTAAATCGTCTCCATTTGATGCTAATGATATTATCATTTTAATTGGGATAACGGGTGATATTAAGGGACAAGCTATTCTGAGTTTAGATGAGGCTATGGCATTAAATGTGGTATCAAAAATGATGGGCGGAATGGAAATTACTATGCTAGATGATATTAGTAAAAGTGCATTATCTGAGCTTGGCAATATGATCCTAGGCAATTCAGCTACACTACTATTTAATAGTGGGATAAAAGTTGATATTACTCCTCCGACCCTAATGATCGGGAATAATTTATCTGTTTCATCCAACCAGATGGAAGTGATAAGTGTACCCCTAATAGCGGATGAATCTGTAATTGAGCTTAATATATTTATAAAGGAGTAA
- the trmL gene encoding tRNA (uridine(34)/cytosine(34)/5-carboxymethylaminomethyluridine(34)-2'-O)-methyltransferase TrmL gives MAINLVLYQPEIPQNTGNIARTCAITGSRLHLIKPLGFSIDNKHLKRAGLDYWNLLDISIYENIEELFSKYPEGNFYISTTKARKNYSDVKYVDESFIIFGRETAGLPKEIHEKFKETSIKIPMINNPKARSLNLSNSVSIVVYEALRQLEFLNML, from the coding sequence ATGGCAATAAACCTAGTACTTTATCAACCAGAAATACCTCAAAATACAGGGAATATAGCTAGAACATGTGCTATAACGGGGAGTAGATTACATCTAATAAAACCATTAGGATTTTCCATAGACAATAAGCATTTAAAAAGAGCTGGATTAGATTATTGGAATCTATTAGATATCAGTATTTATGAGAACATAGAAGAGCTTTTCTCAAAATATCCAGAAGGAAACTTTTATATTTCCACTACAAAGGCAAGGAAGAATTATTCTGATGTAAAATATGTGGATGAATCCTTTATAATATTTGGCAGGGAAACTGCTGGGCTTCCTAAAGAAATTCATGAAAAGTTTAAGGAGACTTCTATTAAAATTCCTATGATCAATAATCCAAAGGCAAGATCTTTAAATCTTTCTAATTCCGTTTCTATAGTAGTGTACGAAGCTTTACGACAGCTTGAATTTCTAAATATGCTTTAA